CGTGCACACCAGCGGCCGCTACGGGCTCGGACTGCTGGACCCGCTCACTCGCCGCGGTGCGCTGCCGCTGGCGCTGCACCCGGTGATGACCTTCACCGGCACCTCGGTCGACCTGGAACGGCTGTCCGGCGCGTCGTTCGGCGTGACCGCCCCCGAGTCGCTGCGGCCGGTGGCCGAGGCACTGGTCATCGAGATGGGCGCCGAGCCGGTCTGGGTGCCCGAGGAGATGCGCACGCTCTACCACGCTGCGCTGGCCAACGGCGCCAACCATCTCGTCACCCTGGTCGCCCAGTCGGCGGACCTGCTGCGCGCCGCCGGCGTCGACGAGCCCATGCGGATGCTCGCGCCGTTGCTGGGCGCCGCGCTCGACAACACGCTGCGTGGCGGCGACGCGGCGCTGACCGGTCCGGTCGCCCGCGGCGACGCCGGCACGGTCGCCGCACACCTCGACGCCCTGCGCCGGGCGGCGCCCGAGGCGGTGCCGGCCTACGTCGCCATGGCCAGGCTCACCGCCGACCGCGCGCTGGCCGCCGGCCGGCTCGACCCGGCGCGGGCCGCGGCCCTGCTGGACGTGCT
This portion of the Mycobacteriales bacterium genome encodes:
- a CDS encoding DUF2520 domain-containing protein — protein: MSLPRTPADRPGRLTVGVIGVGRVGATLGAALARAGHAVTAASGVSRASRRRADDLLPGVPLLGVPDVLARCALALLTVPDDELPGLVDGLAGTDAVRPGQLVVHTSGRYGLGLLDPLTRRGALPLALHPVMTFTGTSVDLERLSGASFGVTAPESLRPVAEALVIEMGAEPVWVPEEMRTLYHAALANGANHLVTLVAQSADLLRAAGVDEPMRMLAPLLGAALDNTLRGGDAALTGPVARGDAGTVAAHLDALRRAAPEAVPAYVAMARLTADRALAAGRLDPARAAALLDVLAGNGAAA